A single Phragmites australis chromosome 4, lpPhrAust1.1, whole genome shotgun sequence DNA region contains:
- the LOC133916945 gene encoding noroxomaritidine synthase-like produces the protein MAPRVSFLELSLSFLCFVVFYYYHIRSKRKNPVIPLDWPLVGMLPALLANLHRLHDWITSLVTASPLNFPFTGPPRSGMQFFVTADPANVRHVFTSNFANYLKGPEYEEIFDILGGGIFNADGESWRRQRAKAQLLMSSPPFRAFVSRCSRDKVENALLPLLAHLAGTGEAANLQDVFLRLTFDTTTTLVFGVDPGCLVVGLPEVPFARAMDDAMNVLLLRHVVPQTWWKLARRLRIGYERKMAVSWRTIDRFIADTIAKRRAQKARGGIKDSADLLSSYINDDEEDSDTVDAFLRDTTINLMLAGRDTTGSALSWLFYLLARSPHVVGKILQELESIKGTSTTPDGMVTFDPDELGGLVYLHASLCESLRLYPPVPQELKEAVAADVLPSGHEVRPGDRILVSLYAMGRMEDTWGRDCREFRPERWIAEDGRLRYVPSYKFMSFNSGPRTCLGKDMAFLQLKAAAAAVVKNFEIEAMPGHVVEPKLSIILHMKNGFMATVKRRQALA, from the coding sequence ATGGCGCCTCGGGTCTCCTTCCTCGAGCTCTCCCTTTCCTTCCTCtgcttcgtcgtcttctactACTACCACATCAGGTCCAAGAGGAAGAACCCAGTGATCCCGCTGGACTGGCCCCTGGTAGGCATGCTCCCCGCCCTCCTCGCCaacctccaccgcctccacgaCTGGATCACCTCCCTCGTCACCGCCAGCCCCCTCAACTTCCCTTTCACCGGCCCGCCGCGCTCCGGCATGCAGTTCTTTGTTACCGCCGACCCGGCCAACGTCCGCCACGTCTTCACCTCCAACTTCGCAAACTACCTCAAGGGCCCCGAGTACGAGGAGATCTTCGACATCCTCGGCGGCGGCATCTTCAACGCCGACGGCGAGTCGTGGCGCCGCCAGCGAGCCAAGGCGCAGCTGCTCATGTCCAGCCCACCGTTCCGGGCCTTCGTATCCCGGTGCAGCCGCGACAAGGTCGAGAATGCTCTGCTCCCGCTGCTCGCTCACCTCGCTGGAACCGGGGAGGCGGCCAACCTGCAGGACGTGTTCCTGAGGCTGACATTTGACACCACGACGACGTTAGTGTTCGGCGTCGACCCGGGGTGCCTGGTGGTCGGCCTGCCTGAGGTGCCCTTCGCGCGCGCCATGGACGACGCGATGAacgtgctcctcctccgccacgTCGTCCCACAGACGTGGTGGAAGCTGGCGAGGAGACTGAGGATCGGGTACGAGCGGAAGATGGCGGTGTCGTGGCGCACCATCGACCGGTTCATCGCCGACACGATCGCGAAGCGGCGGGCGCAGAAAGCGAGAGGCGGAATCAAGGACTCGGCGGACCTGCTCTCGTCCTACATcaacgacgacgaggaggactCGGACACCGTCGACGCGTTCCTGCGCGACACGACCATCAACCTGAtgctcgccggccgcgacacgACGGGCTCGGCGCTGTCTTGGTTATTCTACCTCCTCGCTAGAAGCCCGCACGTGGTGGGCAAGATACTGCAGGAGCTCGAATCCATCAAGGGCACCAGCACCACCCCGGACGGCATGGTGACCTTCGATCCAGACGAGCTCGGCGGGCTCGTGTACCTGCACGCCTCGCTGTGCGAGTCGCTGAGGCTGTACCCGCCCGTGCCGCAGGAGCTCAAGGAAGCCGTCGCCGCCGACGTGCTGCCGAGCGGGCACGAGGTGCGGCCCGGGGACAGGATCCTGGTGTCGTTGTACGCGATGGGGAGGATGGAGGACACGTGGGGCAGGGACTGCAGGGAGTTCAGGCCGGAGCGGTGGATCGCAGAGGACGGCAGGCTGAGGTACGTGCCATCGTACAAGTTCATGTCCTTCAACTCGGGCCCCCGGACCTGCCTTGGCAAGGACATGGCGTTCTTGCAGCTCAAGGCCGCGGCTGCggccgtggtg
- the LOC133914888 gene encoding uncharacterized protein LOC133914888 — MMIFEEDATGMAIPDDLCIEDISSPVATHILDFCYDGLGDDLFAVVTTTSVPFPASSEDVSSSTTTTPPLCSYSDETPAAAATAFSPLPSFDSTLTALLEQEQHHDLDTELLHPIDGLSEAAYYPLATDEASTDQFSQMELPETIAEPVPPMQMTSRTPVLMPLASGYGECFTAALAGGYMGLDGALYQQTGGILPTCNVDASQGRFFNSASNSSIGMVMIGEYQKMMEGEGELTITYIDEDSMQGALVNNAEMQVGGNNQHLINGCNGSPPTLPQTEISGLEDPTFKVNRLSPEERKEKIHRYIKKRNERNFSKKIKYACRKTLADSRPRVRGRFAKNDELCEATISSSKHHEHYEQIEHMKEDDMLDTSDILAHLSGLNSYKYKCNVESWI, encoded by the exons ATGATGATCTTCGAGGAGGATGCAACCGGCATGGCGATACCGGACGACCTGTGCATT GAGGATATTTCAAGCCCCGTAGCTACTCACATTCTTGACTTCTGTTACGACGGTCTTGGTGATGACCTCTTTGCTGTGGTGACCACTACCTCCGTCCCATTTCCAGCCTCCTCTGAGGATGTTTCATCGTCTACCAcaaccacccctcctctctgCAGCTACAGTGATGAGACTCCAGCTGCTGCAGCCACAGCGTTCTCCCCGTTACCCTCCTTCGACTCCACTCTCACAGCCCTACTTGAGCAAGAGCAACACCATGACCTTGACACCGAGCTCCTTCACCCCATCGATGGCCTTTCAGAAGCAGCATACTATCCACTTGCCACCGACGAGGCCAGCACAGATCAATTCAGCCAAATGGAACTTCCAGAGACCATTGCTGAACCAGTACCCCCAATGCAAATGACCAGCAGGACGCCTGTCTTGATGCCGCTCGCTTCAGGCTATGGTGAGTGCTTCACAGCGGCACTAGCTGGAGGGTACATGGGCCTGGATGGAGCCCTGTATCAGCAAACAGGAGGAATTCTTCCGACCTGCAATGTAGATGCATCACAAGGAAGATTCTTCAACAGTGCAAGTAATAGTAGCATTGGTATGGTGATGATTGGTGAGTATCAGAAGATGATGGAAGGTGAAGGAGAACTGACCATAACATACATCGATGAAGATTCCATGCAAGGGGCGTTGGTTAACAATGCAGAGATGCAG GTTGGTGGAAATAACCAGCACCTGATAAACGGATGCAACGGGAGCCCACCAACATTACCTCAAACAGAAATATCAGGCTTGGAAGATCCCACATTCAAGGTTAACCGCTTATCACCTGAAGAGAGGAAGGAAAAGATCCATAGGTACATAAAGAAACGGAACGAGAGGAATTTCAGCAAAAAAATAAAG TATGCATGTAGAAAAACCTTGGCAGATAGCAGGCCCCGTGTCCGTGGAAGGTTTGCAAAGAATGATGAACTTTGTGAAGCAACAATATCAAGCTCCAAACATCATGAACATTATGAACAAATA